The region GACCGTAAATCATTTGCATCACTGTGTGAATCGGTCTTGCAAAATAAGAAAACCAAATCTCCATATCTGCAAGGATAGTCAGAGCGCTTGGGATACAAGCATAATGCAGGTATCCAAGCTCCTAAACCATTCAGTGTAAATAGCTCTCTCGTCGAGTAGCTGCATCGGCTGAGCAAGTTCATAAATGCCCTCGCCGTAAAAACGAAACTCAGCCACgcgtttattgttttttttttcttgtctaaATCAAATTTTTCGGAGTTCCAGGATGGAAATTCTGGATTTGTTGATTTGTGAACATCGTATAAAAGAGCaaattcagttgtttgttGATAAACTTGTTTCGAGTAGCGTATACAAGAGAAGCTCTCGTTTCTCTAACGTTAGACATTTTGGTTTCAACTACCTTGCTACCTTTGTTTCGATTGCAATGGGAGAATTCGCTCGTGGAATACTGTCAAAAGACATCGTGCTCTTTGCTGTAAAGGTTAGTCATTTATCTGTTGAATTTAAAAGATTTGGTTTACTTATGGAAAACGGAACCAACCCGTACTGTGTAAAATTATTCTCCAGCGAGGTATAACTCGAGGATTGCTGGGAAGACAGCATCAATTTTAGAAATACTACCGACCTTGGTCGAGAAAGTTCAACCTCACGGGacattttttggaaaaaaaattcatatttaGCTTTAAAATCAGTATGGGAACTATTTATGACTTTGAGCATTGAACAAACTGAAACTGTCTCTTTCTGATTTCGTTCATAGCACAGTTCAGTTCGCCAAGAtcaaaaaattcacaaaaatcaGATGAAGACTATTCTGATGATTTTTTTGAAAGGTATATGTTGAATCCAAAGAAATTTAATTCGCGTTATTGGTTATGCTTAACTGATGTAATTAGTAATGGGTAAGAGGACTGAGTGGAGCACAATtaggtctgtaatcatacgtcgagtgattaacaaaatcggacgatcgcataaccattacaattttcaagaaaacaaatgcattCCTTTTTTAAAAGAGCTTTTAATACCAAGTATTGAAAGAAATACATTACAATCTTCGACCAAATTCATCCCTTTTGAAAAATCTCCAAATTGGTAATGGTTGTTGTTATGGTTATCGTGATAAATtatgtgattggtggattaagCTGAGTGCACTTAACATGATTGGCTGATGTAACAGTCCGATTTCAGGTACCCGATTTCACTGTCCGATTTCAACCCTAACACACAAAATAAAGCACCAATAAACCTGATATCTCACAATTGAGTGCAGCAAACAAGTGAGATATCAAGGTTGTCATGTAAACACCTAATATAAAAGAAAGTATGTTGCCTTTCACTCGTGGCCGGCGTTACTTTGAGCGATTGACGTTTAAGCAGCTGATTGGTGACTTCAAACAATTGTAAAAAAttatcacaatttttttacGTGTGGAGATATATATTTGCCAGAAATCCCCCATGTAGAACTCCCACTTTCGTAATGAAGTAATTTCTCTCTGACAATAACTGCGCTAAGTAACCAAAGCTATTGTAGCCGCTGTGGCAGATCCAGTCCAGGAAGGGTGATTACCACCCTGTTTGCTATATTGGTGACTAGAATTACATGTTACAGtatttttactttcaaatATCACATGTTAATTTGAATTGAGTGTAAAATATCAGATTTCCTATTGATATCTTTTTAGCTAAAGTTGTCCAAATTCCTTGCAAAAATCCAATTTGAATTGATTGCAGTGTTAATTTGTCTTACCAACCTTGCTGGAAACCAGTCAAACTGGTATAATGCACCAACATCTCATAACACGAGTAATGAATTCACTTTTAATTTCTGTGAGATAACAAGACATGCTGAAAATAAGTAACTGTTGTTTGACACATCTTTGCATGTGTGGAAAATaaactaacaataattattacttattttGTATTAAGACATGATGTAAAAAAGTATTAAAGCATGCAACTCAAACAATCTAATTTTGACAGTAAAATGCAAATTGATGtagcttttgaaaaatgtaaCGTACGGGTATCTTGTTCTGTCtcaaattttattattgttctttgaCTCCTCAATCCCACAAGAGAGAAAATTTCACCCTCATTGCGTCATTCATGTGATTCCAATGAAGATGCTTTATTGACTCTATGCATCATAGCGTTGATTCCTTACGGAGATCACATCAAAGTGACGATTCGTGAAAAGATGTTTTCTGTTTACGTTACACCATCCTTATAATTAGTAAGTTGATCATTTGGGACACATGACACATTAATGCAGTGTGACAATGATGAGTTATGATTCATAGCTGACAATTGATCATCACATAAATCATACCCCATGATTCTCATCAATAGAATCATGGCGTAATCACCTTACCTTGTCCAACTTAaagaattgttatttttgtgtcCATCGCTTGTTTGATTTATTGCCGCTAGATTTGCTATCTTCGTTATATTTATGGGGCTCTTCCCTTGTCCTCCttaaagaattattattttggtgtATATGGCTTGcttgatttgttattttcgcgagatttgttattttcgttatttttgttatatttgtgGGGCCCCCTTCCCCTGTCCGTCTTCAATAAATGTTATTCTTGCTGCTGTCGCTTGTTTGGTTTGCTATTTTTGCTACAATTGTAATTTTCGTCAGTACTTAACAATTGCTTTGTTAAATTAGATTTGCGAGTATTCTGGACATCTTTCGTGCGTCTGAGTCTTGTGATCAGTGAGGAGCACACGGACGCCCTATTTTGAGTGATGTCATGGGCACATAAAGGTCGCGTTTTAAAAGCCCTTGGCGCTATACTGAACTCTTCAACCTCAAAGTGCCATCTCGTCCAGAACAAAACGTGAACTCTGCGAGGTAAGCTTGCACTGCTTGTTTTAAGTACTACATTTGAATTACTGTGCAGTACTTTTAAGCAATATAGAAGTCCACGATAAGAACACCTTCCCCTTTTTTTGAATTTACAACTAGTTGTCGAGCTTTAGTTGGCTAATCACCTCGTTAAAACTGATACGTAGTCTTCAAAAGTCTCGAGCCTGGGACCAGTCCTGAGAATGTTGCGTGGCtaagaaatgttaattttGCTGTGCTCCAAAGGGAAAGCCAAGTGAAGAATCAAACAAGCTACAACCATAAATAATGCTTTtgaccttttgttttcattaattcAGGTTTTGTACGATCCGAGTCGTCAAAATGTGTGGTCACGCGCCACAGGCTTAAGTCATCTACTGATCATCAGAATTGGCATGATATCTTGCTGAAGTAttacatgaaataaaattaaagaaaaatggaaaagacgAGAATCACGCAACACAAAAAGATACAGAACGCTTTCAGTCACCGAAGCATTTTCTCTTGCAGCCGTGATTCTTTCACAACATGGGTGTCAAACTTAACATGTGCCTGTTGCTGCTTCTGGTGACGACCGTCAGTTTGCAAGGGTTCAAGCTCAGAGAGAAAAATGATGATATAGATGAGAACCTTCTTCGTCTCCTCACTCCCCAAGGTAAGTCTTAGTGAATGTGTGTTTGCAAGAactcttttatttttagacTGACGGATTACTCCTTCTAAAATGAAGACAGGCCTAATCgcttttaattttgttcactTCCAGTTACTGAGTGTCAGCGTCGTAGAGGCCATTGTGTCTCACAGCAATATCCATGTCCTTACAACACTTGGCCAAAACATTTCCCAGACTGCGAAAAATGCTTCCTGTACGTAAGCCACTCCAGGCGTAATAAGATCCTCCACAATATAGACATCTATAGAGCACTGCATTTATTAAGCACCGCAGATAGTGAGCCTGTCTCCTACATAGTTTCTACTAAACAGCGAGTTCAGGATGTGAAACTACCTTTTCGGATACGTCGAAGACCCTATTTACTTTCCACCACTAGCTGGCTCGTTCTTATCTTAGTTAGGGGACAATGAAGAGTTGAGGAGGACTGACCATTGGAAAGTTTGAGGCTGATAACATTCGGCTCCCTCAAAAatgatcaaaataaatttacaaaaatacCAGGGCCGGGCATGGAACCAAATAATGATACATCGATACAAAATACTGAAATAATCATATGAAATGCTCAAGGAAGTAACTtatttaagataaattaaatcaGCGGTTCATATAGCCAATGAGAATATATGTAGAGACAAAAATAGGAAACGAGCCGGCAAAATATTCATGACTTAAGTTCGTAGCTTGCACAAAAATGCATATAGAGTTCATTTTTGAACGAGGGAAGAGAAATGGAATCTTCAATATCATTTTCTAAGGAGCTTAAATTCTCATCCATGTTCAATAGCCGTCTTGACTAAAATTTCTCCAAAATCTCTCGGCTTCTATTATAAATCATGAAACCTTGATGCCAAAAGAGAATGTTCCCAAGATTACATAAATTTACCCAGGTCTAGTAATCTTCATGTTTAGTGAGAGACGGTTTGCCTCAAACCAAGTGGATAATTTATTTAGGTCGAAGTTGAGAAAGGTTGTCAGGTAAGTTGGATCTTTATGAGACAAAAAGAGAATAGTATATCGATATAGAGTAGAGATTAGATATAACTCTTCGGTTTGGATTCTGCTCAGTTTATAAATACCCCACTCTATGATGGCTCAATGCCGTGTTTTAATTCAAGACACCCTTTTGAGTCGcattcagttattttaatatcTGATGATATCCAGTTTTGTACATATAAGATAGTTAGAGGCTCATCCTCGCTAGCCCAGTTTGTGCTCCGTACTTGTGTTGAGTGTTACATGAGTTATAGAGCAGTtatcaaatgactgtcgaaagtaattacgtgattgcgattgctacgcttagtgattggcttaaaagactcgcgccagtttttcaaccaatgagacgcaaaaccaaaaccaatcgcgccatgtacgcgtgatttttcccgcgcttcgggcGAGtcacaggtaattgctaggaattgtgattggttcatcgcgctgcctgctcctgttgtgattggttggagcaattattttggtttttcgatagtcatttgaaaaccgctctaaattAAAGCCCTTAGAGAAAACAATCACATTCTGATCAGCTTCTACAGAACACTGGTCATGCTAATAACTGAtgaacaactttttttttgtctcagtCCTATAGCGGCCTTTGAGAACAAGTGATGACCAAAGGAATGAAGCCTAAGGTTAAAGTCTTAGTcacaaaaacaattataaGTAGAACATTTGGTGATGAAACATTAATGGTAAAAGCAAAGGCTCTGCAGCAGGAGAATAAAAGCGGCTCATTCAACAAAACCAGTTTTT is a window of Acropora palmata chromosome 4, jaAcrPala1.3, whole genome shotgun sequence DNA encoding:
- the LOC141880385 gene encoding small cysteine-rich protein 3-like, translating into MGVKLNMCLLLLLVTTVSLQGFKLREKNDDIDENLLRLLTPQVTECQRRRGHCVSQQYPCPYNTWPKHFPDCEKCFLPIAAFENK